A part of Jiangella alba genomic DNA contains:
- a CDS encoding ArsA family ATPase, which produces MNPGPRAPKPAHFDVDRLIDDRRIRIVVTCGSGGVGKTTTAAAIALRAAERGRKAVVLTIDPARRLAQSMGLSELDNTPRAVKGVDGAAGGSLDAMMLDMKRTFDEVVEEHTTPDRAKQILANPFYQALSSSFAGTQEYMAMEKLGQLRARSDWDLIVVDTPPARSALDFLDAPERLGSFLDGRLIRLLGGTARAGGRTYLKLLHAGFNVVTSALTKILGGELLRDVSTFVNALDTMFGGFRERAEQTYALLKRPETAFVVVAAPEHDALREASYFVDRLGRDAMPLAGLVLNRVHSSSAAGIGAEQAVAAAERLEASGSHALTAALLRLHADRLKLATRDERIGERFSGSHPEVPVTRIPALAGDVHDLDGLRQIGGLFDAG; this is translated from the coding sequence GTGAACCCCGGACCTCGGGCCCCCAAGCCCGCCCACTTCGACGTCGACCGCCTCATCGACGACCGCCGCATCCGCATCGTCGTCACCTGCGGCTCCGGCGGCGTCGGCAAGACCACCACGGCGGCCGCCATCGCGCTGCGCGCCGCCGAGCGGGGCCGCAAGGCCGTCGTCCTGACCATCGACCCGGCGCGGCGGCTGGCGCAGTCGATGGGGCTGTCCGAGCTCGACAACACCCCGCGCGCCGTCAAGGGCGTCGACGGCGCGGCCGGCGGCAGCCTCGACGCGATGATGCTGGACATGAAGCGCACGTTCGACGAGGTGGTCGAGGAGCACACCACGCCGGACCGCGCCAAGCAGATCCTGGCCAACCCGTTCTACCAGGCGCTGTCGTCGTCGTTCGCGGGGACGCAGGAGTACATGGCCATGGAGAAGCTGGGCCAGCTGCGGGCCCGCTCCGACTGGGACCTCATCGTCGTCGACACCCCGCCGGCGCGGTCGGCGCTGGACTTCCTCGACGCGCCGGAGCGGCTCGGCTCGTTCCTCGACGGACGGCTGATCCGGCTGCTCGGCGGCACGGCCCGGGCCGGTGGGCGGACGTACCTCAAGCTGCTGCACGCCGGCTTCAACGTCGTCACGTCGGCGCTCACCAAGATCCTCGGCGGCGAACTGCTGCGCGACGTGTCGACGTTCGTCAACGCGCTCGACACCATGTTCGGCGGCTTCCGCGAACGGGCGGAGCAGACGTACGCGCTGCTCAAGCGCCCCGAGACCGCCTTCGTCGTCGTCGCGGCCCCCGAGCACGACGCCCTGCGCGAGGCCTCCTACTTCGTCGACCGTCTCGGCCGCGACGCGATGCCGCTGGCCGGGCTGGTGCTCAACCGGGTGCACTCGTCGTCCGCGGCGGGCATCGGCGCCGAACAGGCCGTCGCGGCGGCCGAGCGGCTGGAGGCGTCCGGCTCGCACGCCCTGACGGCGGCCCTGCTGCGCCTGCACGCCGACCGCCTCAAGCTGGCCACCCGCGACGAGCGGATCGGCGAACGGTTCAGCGGGTCGCACCCGGAGGTCCCGGTCACCCGCATCCCCGCCCTCGCCGGCGACGTCCACGACCTCGACGGCCTCCGCCAGATCGGCGGCCTCTTCGACGCCGGCTGA
- a CDS encoding transglycosylase domain-containing protein, translating to MAIRPSAVVATVRRVLLVAGVAALCGVLLAGLALPVVAGLGLTARESADTFAAMPADLEPGPMAQTSYMYDADGAQLASFFEENRVEVGLDAIAPVMKDAILAIEDDRFYERGPIDIQGTLRALLRNVEAGSTQGGGSTLTQQYVKQVRVSQATTPEEVQEVQASTGTEGYRRKLEELRMAVQVEQELSKDEILQRYLNIAFFGSRSYGIEAAARTYFSTSAAELTLSQAALLAGIVQQPVAYDPTNDPEAALGRRNVVLNRMAATGRITEQEAAEARQTDLGLVLSATPNGCVASYAGYFCDYVRRELLTMPELGETREEREAMLERGGLRVETTISPSAQQAAQAAVSDRVAPTDSVIGSLATVQPNNGYIRAMANSRNFGVEGDGVSNLNYAVDEIMGGGSGIQSGSTFKTFVLAAAIDQGIPLNTTINAPQQVNLRVNSFSTCDGRIRSSETWSPKNSTGSGSFNLRTGTERSVNTFFAQLEQRTGLCLPATIAQGAGVLRADLDENGEVQPLSQVPSFTLGANEVSPLSMAAGYAMFANRGAHCPTTSVSRVLDSAGNVLVDHTQPTCEQVVKPEVADAVNSVLQGVVHNPGGTGNRMRLADGRIAAGKTGTTNGAIAVWFVGYTPQLSTAVAVADVEAPQQSLDGRTYNGERIGEACGGCIPGPIWKKMMDRALDGADKVTFTAPDPETIRGVTVPVPDVRGMGEDEAIQTLQEAGFSASVAGEVNSDLQEGLVVSTEPGAGAEVGSGSSIAITVSNGEPEEPSNEPTIGIPTEPPNFGDEDGEGGGEDGWRDGFSPGELLPGELQPAH from the coding sequence ATGGCGATACGTCCCTCCGCCGTGGTTGCCACGGTACGCCGTGTCCTCCTCGTCGCGGGCGTCGCCGCCCTGTGCGGCGTCCTGCTCGCTGGCCTCGCCCTGCCCGTCGTGGCGGGCCTGGGCCTCACCGCGCGCGAGAGCGCCGACACCTTCGCCGCCATGCCGGCCGACCTCGAGCCCGGCCCCATGGCGCAGACGTCGTACATGTACGACGCCGACGGCGCGCAGCTGGCGTCGTTCTTCGAGGAGAACCGCGTCGAGGTCGGACTCGACGCCATCGCGCCGGTCATGAAGGACGCCATCCTCGCCATCGAGGACGACCGCTTCTACGAGCGCGGCCCCATCGACATCCAGGGCACGCTGCGTGCTCTGCTGCGCAACGTCGAGGCCGGCTCCACCCAGGGCGGTGGCTCCACGCTCACCCAGCAGTACGTCAAGCAGGTGCGCGTCTCGCAGGCCACCACGCCCGAGGAGGTCCAGGAGGTCCAGGCCAGCACCGGCACCGAGGGCTACCGCCGGAAGCTGGAAGAGCTGCGCATGGCCGTCCAGGTCGAGCAGGAGCTCAGCAAGGACGAGATCCTCCAGCGCTACCTCAACATCGCCTTCTTCGGCTCCCGCTCGTACGGCATCGAGGCGGCGGCGCGCACGTACTTCTCCACCTCGGCCGCGGAGCTCACGCTGTCGCAGGCGGCGCTGCTGGCCGGCATCGTCCAGCAGCCGGTCGCCTACGACCCCACCAACGACCCCGAGGCCGCGCTCGGCCGTCGCAACGTCGTGCTCAACCGCATGGCCGCCACCGGGCGCATCACCGAGCAGGAGGCCGCCGAGGCGCGCCAGACCGACCTCGGCCTGGTTCTCAGCGCCACCCCCAACGGCTGTGTGGCGTCCTACGCCGGCTACTTCTGCGACTACGTGCGGCGCGAGCTGCTCACCATGCCTGAGCTGGGTGAGACCCGCGAAGAGCGCGAGGCCATGCTCGAGCGCGGCGGCCTGCGGGTCGAGACCACCATCAGCCCGTCCGCGCAGCAGGCGGCCCAGGCGGCGGTGTCCGACCGCGTCGCGCCCACCGACTCCGTCATCGGCTCGCTCGCCACGGTGCAGCCCAACAACGGCTACATCCGGGCCATGGCCAACTCCCGCAACTTCGGCGTCGAGGGCGACGGCGTCAGCAACCTCAACTACGCCGTCGACGAGATCATGGGCGGCGGCAGCGGCATCCAGTCCGGGTCGACGTTCAAGACGTTCGTGCTGGCGGCCGCCATCGACCAGGGCATCCCGCTCAACACGACCATCAACGCGCCGCAGCAGGTCAACCTGCGGGTCAACTCGTTCAGCACCTGCGACGGCCGCATCCGCAGCAGTGAGACGTGGTCGCCGAAGAACTCCACCGGCAGCGGCTCGTTCAACCTGCGCACCGGCACCGAGCGTTCGGTCAACACGTTCTTCGCCCAGCTCGAGCAGCGCACCGGGCTGTGCCTGCCGGCCACCATCGCCCAGGGCGCCGGCGTCCTCCGCGCCGACCTCGACGAGAACGGCGAGGTGCAGCCGCTGAGCCAGGTGCCGTCGTTCACGCTGGGCGCCAACGAGGTGTCCCCGCTGTCCATGGCCGCGGGCTACGCGATGTTCGCCAACCGCGGCGCGCACTGCCCCACCACCTCGGTCTCCCGTGTGCTCGACAGCGCGGGCAACGTCCTGGTCGACCACACCCAGCCGACCTGCGAGCAGGTCGTCAAGCCCGAGGTGGCCGACGCCGTCAACTCCGTCCTGCAGGGCGTCGTCCACAACCCCGGCGGCACGGGCAACCGCATGCGCCTCGCCGACGGCCGCATCGCCGCCGGCAAGACCGGTACCACCAACGGCGCCATCGCGGTCTGGTTCGTCGGCTACACCCCGCAGCTGTCCACCGCCGTCGCCGTCGCCGACGTCGAGGCGCCGCAGCAGTCGCTCGACGGCCGCACCTACAACGGCGAGCGCATCGGCGAAGCGTGCGGTGGCTGTATCCCCGGTCCCATCTGGAAGAAGATGATGGACCGCGCGCTCGACGGCGCCGACAAGGTCACGTTCACCGCGCCCGACCCCGAGACCATCCGCGGCGTCACGGTCCCGGTGCCCGACGTCCGTGGCATGGGCGAGGACGAGGCGATCCAGACGCTGCAGGAGGCGGGCTTCAGCGCCTCGGTGGCCGGCGAGGTGAACTCAGACTTACAGGAGGGCCTCGTCGTCAGCACCGAGCCAGGTGCCGGCGCCGAGGTCGGCTCGGGTTCGAGCATCGCGATCACGGTCAGCAACGGCGAGCCTGAAGAGCCGTCGAACGAACCGACCATCGGCATCCCCACCGAGCCGCCGAACTTCGGCGACGAAGACGGTGAAGGCGGCGGCGAGGACGGCTGGCGCGACGGTTTCTCCCCAGGCGAGCTGTTGCCGGGCGAGCTCCAACCGGCGCACTGA
- a CDS encoding WhiB family transcriptional regulator, whose amino-acid sequence MTWIDDWTSLAACRSSEPDELFVQGAAQNRAKAVCLGCPVRTECLADALDNRTEFGIWGGMTERERRALLRRRPEVDSWRGLLEAARDDYAVKAG is encoded by the coding sequence ATGACATGGATCGATGACTGGACCAGCTTGGCGGCGTGCCGCAGCAGCGAGCCAGACGAGCTGTTCGTCCAGGGCGCGGCGCAGAACCGGGCCAAGGCCGTGTGCCTCGGCTGCCCGGTGCGTACCGAGTGCCTGGCCGACGCGCTGGACAACCGCACTGAGTTCGGCATCTGGGGTGGCATGACGGAGCGAGAGCGTCGCGCTCTCCTGCGTCGCCGACCCGAGGTCGACTCGTGGCGTGGGCTGCTCGAGGCCGCACGCGACGATTACGCCGTCAAGGCAGGCTGA
- a CDS encoding lipase maturation factor family protein — protein sequence MDWFAAEGYWLSRLVFQRALAVVYLLAFLGAVRQFRALIGEHGLTPVPRYVARVPFRRAPSLFQWHYSDRFFAAVAWLGAAWSAALLLGLADGLPVWANLLAWLVPWALYLSIVQVGQVWYGFGWESLLCEVGFLAVFLGPADVAPPLLVLVALWWVLFRLEFGAGLIKLRGDRCWRDLTCLYYHHETQPLPNPLSWWFHRLPRWAHRAEAAANHVTQLVVPFLLFAPQPVRTVAAVIVIVTQGWLVLSGNFAWLNVLTMVVATTAAGGGLWGALLPVGPPAGLDDPPAWYVVAVVALAAVLVVLSYWPVRNMLSRGQVMNTSFNPLLLVNTYGAFGSITRVRREVVIEGTSDPEPGPDTVWREYGFRAKPGDVRRRPPQVAPYHLRLDWLMWFAAIAPAYAQPWFPALLAKLRDNDPDVVALLRHNPFPHLPPAHVRARLYRYRFTDRRERRDTGAWWQRTLIGDYRA from the coding sequence ATGGACTGGTTCGCCGCCGAGGGGTACTGGCTGAGCCGGCTGGTGTTCCAGCGGGCTCTGGCCGTCGTGTACCTGCTGGCGTTCCTCGGCGCCGTCCGCCAGTTCCGGGCGCTGATCGGCGAGCACGGCCTGACCCCGGTGCCGCGGTACGTGGCGCGGGTGCCGTTCCGGCGGGCGCCGAGCCTGTTCCAGTGGCACTACTCCGACCGCTTCTTCGCGGCCGTCGCGTGGCTGGGCGCGGCGTGGTCGGCCGCTCTCCTGCTCGGACTGGCCGACGGCCTGCCGGTGTGGGCGAACCTGCTCGCCTGGCTGGTGCCGTGGGCGCTGTACCTGTCGATCGTGCAGGTCGGGCAGGTCTGGTACGGCTTCGGCTGGGAGTCGCTGCTGTGCGAGGTCGGGTTCCTGGCGGTCTTCCTCGGCCCGGCGGACGTGGCGCCGCCGCTGCTGGTGCTGGTCGCGCTGTGGTGGGTGCTGTTCCGGCTGGAGTTCGGCGCCGGGCTGATCAAGCTGCGCGGCGACCGCTGCTGGCGCGACCTGACCTGCCTGTACTACCACCACGAGACGCAGCCGCTGCCGAACCCGCTGAGCTGGTGGTTCCACCGGCTGCCCCGGTGGGCGCACCGGGCGGAGGCGGCGGCGAACCACGTCACCCAGCTGGTCGTTCCGTTCCTGCTGTTCGCGCCGCAGCCGGTGCGCACCGTCGCCGCCGTCATCGTCATCGTGACGCAGGGCTGGCTGGTGCTGAGCGGCAACTTCGCCTGGCTCAACGTGCTGACGATGGTGGTGGCGACGACGGCGGCCGGCGGCGGGCTGTGGGGCGCGCTGCTGCCGGTCGGCCCGCCGGCCGGGCTGGACGACCCGCCCGCCTGGTACGTCGTCGCCGTCGTCGCGCTGGCCGCCGTGCTGGTGGTGCTGAGCTACTGGCCGGTGCGGAACATGCTCTCCCGCGGGCAGGTGATGAACACCAGCTTCAACCCGCTGCTGCTGGTGAACACGTACGGCGCGTTCGGCAGCATCACGCGGGTCCGGCGCGAGGTCGTCATCGAGGGGACCTCCGACCCGGAGCCCGGGCCGGACACCGTCTGGCGGGAGTACGGGTTCCGCGCCAAGCCGGGCGACGTGCGCCGGCGGCCGCCGCAGGTGGCGCCGTACCACCTGCGGCTGGACTGGCTCATGTGGTTCGCCGCGATCGCGCCGGCCTACGCGCAGCCGTGGTTCCCGGCGCTGCTGGCGAAGCTGCGCGACAACGACCCCGACGTGGTGGCGCTGCTGCGGCACAACCCGTTCCCGCACCTGCCGCCCGCGCACGTGCGGGCGCGGCTGTACCGGTACCGGTTCACCGACCGGCGGGAACGGCGCGACACCGGCGCGTGGTGGCAGCGGACGCTCATCGGCGACTACCGGGCCTGA
- a CDS encoding o-succinylbenzoate synthase: MADLDFAGALVYAIPLRTRFRGITVREGVLIEGPAGWGEFCPFADYDDAESVPWLLAAVEQATRPPPAPVRSRIPVNCTVPAVGPVRAHELVAASGCTTAKVKVADHADSLADDVARVEAVRAALGPAGRVRVDANAAWDVATAVRSLRLLDGAAGGLEYAEQPCRTLDELAAVRRAVEVPIAADESIRRADDPLKVAVAGAADVAVIKGTPLGGVRRALRVAEAAGLPCVVSSALETSVGLAGQLALAAALPELPYACGLGTLSLFTGDLVDEDVSLRPVGGSLPVPAAPPAPDPAKAAEYRLTDAGREAWWRDRLARVRAAAAL; the protein is encoded by the coding sequence GTGGCCGACCTCGACTTCGCGGGCGCGCTGGTCTACGCGATCCCGCTGCGCACCCGGTTCCGCGGCATCACCGTCCGCGAGGGCGTGCTGATCGAGGGCCCGGCCGGCTGGGGCGAGTTCTGCCCGTTCGCCGACTACGACGACGCCGAGTCCGTGCCCTGGCTGCTGGCGGCCGTGGAGCAGGCGACGCGGCCGCCGCCGGCGCCGGTGCGCTCGCGGATCCCGGTGAACTGCACGGTCCCGGCGGTCGGTCCGGTGCGGGCGCACGAGCTGGTCGCGGCGTCGGGGTGCACGACGGCGAAGGTGAAGGTCGCCGACCACGCGGACTCGCTGGCCGACGACGTGGCGCGGGTCGAGGCGGTCCGGGCGGCGCTGGGTCCGGCGGGACGGGTCCGGGTCGACGCCAACGCGGCGTGGGACGTGGCGACGGCGGTGCGGTCGCTGCGGCTGCTGGATGGGGCGGCGGGTGGGCTGGAGTACGCGGAGCAGCCGTGCCGGACGCTGGACGAGCTGGCGGCGGTGCGGCGGGCGGTGGAGGTGCCGATCGCGGCCGACGAGTCGATCCGCCGCGCCGACGACCCGCTGAAGGTCGCCGTCGCGGGCGCCGCCGACGTCGCCGTCATCAAGGGGACGCCGCTGGGCGGGGTGCGGCGGGCGCTGCGGGTCGCTGAGGCGGCCGGCCTGCCGTGCGTCGTGTCGTCGGCGCTGGAGACCAGCGTCGGGCTGGCCGGCCAGCTGGCGCTCGCGGCGGCGCTGCCGGAGCTGCCGTACGCGTGCGGCCTCGGGACCCTCTCGCTGTTCACCGGCGACCTCGTCGACGAGGACGTCAGCCTGCGGCCGGTGGGCGGGTCGCTCCCCGTTCCCGCCGCGCCTCCGGCCCCCGACCCGGCGAAGGCGGCCGAGTACCGCCTGACGGACGCCGGCCGCGAGGCCTGGTGGCGCGACCGGCTGGCCCGGGTCCGCGCGGCCGCAGCGCTCTGA
- a CDS encoding FAD-binding oxidoreductase: MTITIQHQQTTAATALRGAIAGAVHEPGDAGYDAHRKPLLPTLDPRPDVVVEARSTADVQAAVRAAREHGLAFSVQATGHGTYVPNDGGLLLKTTAMSSVFVDPARQVVRVRPGTVWGDVLAATRRYGLAPLSGSSPAVGVTGYTLGGGMGWLARKHGFAADSVLSADIVTADGELLTVGPDRHPDLFWAIRGGGGGFGVVTSLEFRVYPVAQVYGGISWFDVSRAGDALRVYRDWAAAAPDEMSSAVVLTTIPDVEAMPAELRGRRALGVKALYTGRADDAERLLRPLRLAAGPALVDGYRSMEYADAAMGGTPSRFFDFFPALGDDVVDTVVEAAEEGSAVEIRNYGGATARPGPDAGPVSHRGVPFSIILDRPTPEFVDRLRPHGIGGAFLNFLADTTRTAAAYTPADYARLTTVKAAYDPDGFFGQGHAALG, translated from the coding sequence ATGACCATCACGATCCAGCACCAGCAGACCACCGCCGCCACCGCCCTGCGCGGCGCCATCGCGGGCGCCGTCCACGAGCCGGGCGACGCCGGGTACGACGCGCACCGCAAGCCGCTGCTGCCCACGCTCGACCCGCGACCGGACGTCGTCGTCGAGGCGCGGTCGACGGCGGACGTGCAGGCCGCGGTGCGTGCGGCCCGCGAGCACGGGCTGGCCTTCTCGGTCCAGGCGACCGGCCACGGCACCTACGTCCCCAACGACGGCGGGCTGCTGCTCAAGACCACGGCGATGTCGTCGGTGTTCGTCGACCCGGCCCGGCAGGTCGTCCGCGTCCGCCCCGGCACCGTGTGGGGCGACGTGCTGGCCGCGACCCGGCGGTACGGGCTGGCGCCGCTGTCCGGCTCGTCGCCGGCGGTCGGCGTCACCGGCTACACGCTCGGCGGCGGCATGGGCTGGCTGGCCCGCAAGCACGGATTCGCCGCGGACAGCGTCCTCTCCGCCGACATCGTGACGGCCGACGGCGAGCTGCTCACCGTCGGCCCGGACCGGCACCCGGACCTGTTCTGGGCGATCCGCGGCGGTGGCGGCGGCTTCGGCGTCGTGACGTCGCTGGAGTTCCGCGTCTACCCGGTGGCGCAGGTCTACGGCGGCATCTCCTGGTTCGACGTGTCCCGCGCCGGCGACGCGCTGCGGGTCTACCGCGACTGGGCCGCCGCCGCGCCCGACGAGATGAGCTCGGCCGTCGTGCTGACGACCATCCCGGACGTCGAGGCGATGCCGGCCGAGCTGCGCGGCCGCCGCGCGCTCGGCGTCAAGGCCCTGTACACGGGCCGCGCCGACGACGCCGAGCGGCTGCTCCGCCCGCTGCGGCTGGCCGCCGGTCCGGCGCTGGTCGACGGCTACCGGAGCATGGAGTACGCCGACGCCGCGATGGGCGGCACGCCGTCCCGGTTCTTCGACTTCTTCCCGGCCCTCGGCGACGACGTCGTCGACACCGTGGTCGAGGCGGCCGAGGAGGGGTCGGCGGTGGAGATCCGCAACTACGGCGGTGCGACCGCCCGTCCCGGCCCCGACGCCGGCCCGGTCTCGCACCGCGGCGTGCCGTTCAGCATCATCCTCGACCGGCCGACGCCGGAGTTCGTGGACCGGCTGCGGCCGCACGGCATCGGCGGCGCGTTCCTCAACTTCCTCGCCGACACCACCCGGACGGCGGCCGCCTACACCCCGGCCGACTATGCCCGGCTGACCACCGTCAAGGCCGCCTACGACCCGGACGGCTTCTTCGGCCAGGGCCACGCCGCGCTCGGCTGA
- a CDS encoding ATP-binding protein — translation MVAAPEISAREAEVLAALGEHLTNAEIAARFVISVRTVESHVSALLRKFGASDRRALAALAPSVVSAGAAAPALPATLTSFVGREAERAALLSAVTEQRLVVAVGPGGVGKTRLALAVAADVADRFAGGAWYADLVPVPEGDAVPAAVAAALGLGEQPGRGVPETVAGWARGRSALLVLDNCEHVLDGVAGFVEPLLAAAPGLTVLATSRSRLLLPFEWVVPVGGLGADAAALFGERARAAGAPLPSGSQARVAAICAALDGNPLAIELAAARLPAVGLDGLESGLGDRLRLLDGARRGGGRHGSLRSALDWSHDLLDEPGRTVLRRVSVFAAPFRASDAAVVAGGSAATLAALADDSLLVPVAGGDATRYQALETIRQYGAERLVEAGEDESVRAAHLSWCTAEGTALLAADPAVPGWRAQVDRLADDLHAALAWIVTHDAPAGAQTALLVGRLCHRRGLPAEAQRRFEQAAALAADDAGRAAALALATGSARSRLAGADALRLHLATAEAAQRAGDTVLAAHQYAHAAELVHRSAGILAEVPPAATAAGWLATAQTLADDPGTLARCAVVEAFAAVDDQPGTAAATEQAIELARESGDPVVESAALDQLTGLRLARGEARAALESALRRTALLAGSPDPEQGFELSDAYGMAAESAIAAGDLRQARQAAETLRDLPSQREVTHAGAARLIVVMVLAGDWDEAIAVGELFRESWERAGRPRIPSLRRVAAALASVHGARGDAAAQAVWRDVEAGIGSAERRPHDQRSVESFFAALEALHLDRPADAVAVLHRPPEEFRSWFELIWRPWYAALWAEAAVLAELPDAGERIARARPFTTDNVIAAAIVDRAAALAAGDRDGVLAAAETLDAAACRYQWERSLLLAH, via the coding sequence GTGGTGGCGGCTCCGGAGATCTCGGCGCGCGAGGCCGAGGTGCTCGCGGCGCTCGGCGAGCATCTGACGAACGCCGAGATCGCCGCCCGGTTCGTCATCTCCGTGCGCACCGTCGAGAGCCACGTGTCGGCGCTGCTGCGCAAGTTCGGCGCGAGCGACCGGCGCGCGCTGGCCGCGCTGGCGCCGTCCGTGGTGTCGGCCGGCGCCGCCGCGCCCGCGCTGCCCGCGACGCTGACCTCGTTCGTCGGACGAGAGGCTGAGCGAGCGGCGCTGCTGTCCGCCGTCACGGAGCAGCGGCTGGTGGTGGCGGTCGGCCCCGGCGGCGTCGGCAAGACCAGGCTCGCGCTGGCCGTCGCGGCCGACGTCGCGGACCGGTTCGCCGGCGGCGCCTGGTACGCCGACCTCGTCCCCGTGCCCGAGGGCGACGCCGTCCCGGCCGCGGTGGCGGCGGCGCTGGGCCTGGGCGAGCAGCCCGGTCGCGGCGTGCCGGAGACGGTGGCCGGCTGGGCCCGCGGGCGGTCCGCGCTGCTCGTCCTGGACAACTGCGAGCACGTGCTCGACGGCGTCGCCGGGTTCGTCGAGCCGCTGCTGGCCGCCGCGCCCGGGCTGACGGTGCTGGCGACCAGCCGGTCGCGGCTGCTGCTGCCGTTCGAGTGGGTCGTGCCGGTCGGCGGTCTCGGGGCCGACGCGGCGGCGCTGTTCGGTGAGCGCGCCCGTGCGGCTGGCGCGCCGCTGCCGTCCGGGTCGCAGGCGCGGGTGGCGGCGATCTGCGCGGCACTCGACGGGAACCCGCTGGCGATCGAGCTGGCCGCGGCGCGGCTGCCGGCCGTCGGGCTGGACGGGCTGGAGAGCGGGCTGGGCGACCGGCTCCGGCTGCTCGACGGCGCGCGCCGCGGCGGCGGGCGGCACGGGTCGCTGCGGTCGGCGCTGGACTGGAGCCACGACCTCCTCGACGAGCCCGGGCGGACGGTGCTGCGGCGGGTGTCCGTGTTCGCGGCGCCGTTCCGGGCCTCCGACGCCGCCGTGGTGGCCGGGGGCTCCGCCGCGACGCTGGCCGCCCTGGCCGACGACAGCCTGCTGGTGCCGGTGGCCGGCGGCGACGCGACGCGGTACCAGGCGCTGGAGACGATCCGTCAGTACGGCGCCGAGCGGCTGGTGGAGGCCGGTGAGGACGAGTCGGTCCGGGCCGCGCACCTGAGCTGGTGCACCGCCGAGGGGACCGCGCTGCTGGCAGCGGACCCGGCCGTCCCCGGCTGGCGCGCCCAGGTCGATCGCCTCGCCGACGACCTGCACGCGGCCCTCGCCTGGATCGTCACGCACGATGCCCCGGCCGGCGCGCAGACGGCGCTGCTCGTCGGCCGGTTGTGTCACCGGCGTGGGCTGCCGGCCGAGGCGCAGCGCCGGTTCGAACAGGCCGCCGCCCTCGCCGCCGACGACGCGGGGCGGGCCGCGGCCCTGGCGCTGGCCACCGGGTCGGCGCGGTCCCGGCTGGCCGGCGCCGACGCCCTGCGGCTGCACCTCGCCACCGCCGAGGCCGCACAGCGTGCCGGCGACACCGTCCTCGCCGCCCACCAGTACGCCCACGCCGCCGAGCTGGTGCACCGTTCGGCCGGCATCCTGGCCGAGGTCCCGCCCGCCGCGACCGCCGCCGGCTGGCTGGCCACCGCCCAGACGCTCGCCGACGATCCCGGCACGCTGGCCCGCTGCGCCGTCGTCGAGGCGTTCGCCGCCGTCGACGACCAGCCGGGCACCGCCGCCGCCACGGAGCAGGCCATCGAGCTGGCCCGCGAGAGCGGCGACCCGGTCGTCGAGAGCGCCGCCCTCGACCAGCTGACCGGCCTGCGCCTCGCTCGCGGCGAGGCCCGCGCCGCCCTGGAGAGCGCGCTGCGCCGGACCGCCCTGCTGGCCGGCTCGCCCGATCCGGAGCAGGGCTTCGAACTGTCCGACGCCTACGGGATGGCGGCGGAGTCGGCGATCGCGGCGGGCGACCTCCGGCAGGCCCGGCAGGCGGCCGAGACACTGCGCGACCTGCCGTCGCAGCGCGAGGTGACGCACGCCGGCGCCGCCCGGCTGATCGTCGTCATGGTGCTGGCGGGGGACTGGGACGAGGCGATCGCCGTCGGCGAGCTGTTCCGGGAGAGCTGGGAGCGGGCCGGGCGGCCGCGCATCCCGTCGCTGCGCCGGGTGGCCGCCGCGCTCGCGTCCGTGCACGGCGCCCGGGGCGACGCCGCCGCGCAGGCCGTGTGGCGCGACGTCGAGGCGGGCATCGGCTCGGCCGAACGGCGGCCGCACGACCAGCGTTCCGTCGAGAGCTTCTTCGCCGCCCTCGAGGCGCTGCACCTGGACCGTCCGGCCGACGCGGTCGCCGTCCTGCATCGGCCGCCCGAGGAGTTCCGCAGCTGGTTCGAGCTGATCTGGCGACCCTGGTACGCGGCCCTCTGGGCGGAGGCCGCCGTGCTGGCCGAACTGCCCGACGCCGGCGAACGGATCGCCCGCGCCCGCCCGTTCACCACCGACAACGTCATCGCCGCCGCGATCGTCGACCGCGCCGCCGCTCTGGCCGCCGGCGACCGCGACGGCGTGCTCGCCGCCGCCGAGACCCTCGACGCGGCCGCCTGCCGCTACCAGTGGGAACGCAGCCTCCTCCTCGCCCACTGA
- a CDS encoding haloacid dehalogenase type II, which produces MTPHPDFDAIVFDILGTMVDEPGGVRRALRTARPGADDAAAAERWAAHVDEQQREIVAGRRPYAPSTVIDREAAAAATGTADGADAVAADALRLDPWPDSVAALDRLAARFPVIGLSNADASALTRIGAHAGLRWHQLLSGEDARTYKPDPEVYRLAPRATGSAPERLLMVAAHAWDLRGAQAIGMRTAYVARPVGDPPAPSDSFDLTATGLDDLASQLGC; this is translated from the coding sequence ATGACCCCGCACCCCGACTTCGACGCCATCGTCTTCGACATCCTCGGCACCATGGTCGACGAACCCGGCGGCGTCCGGCGGGCCCTGCGCACGGCGCGACCCGGCGCCGACGACGCGGCGGCCGCCGAACGGTGGGCCGCGCACGTCGACGAGCAGCAGCGCGAGATCGTCGCGGGGCGCCGGCCGTACGCCCCCAGCACCGTCATCGACCGCGAAGCGGCCGCCGCCGCGACCGGAACGGCCGACGGCGCCGACGCCGTGGCGGCCGACGCGCTCCGGCTGGACCCGTGGCCCGACTCCGTCGCCGCGCTGGACCGCCTCGCCGCCCGGTTCCCCGTCATCGGCCTGTCGAACGCCGACGCGTCCGCGCTGACCCGCATCGGCGCGCACGCCGGGCTGCGCTGGCACCAACTGCTCTCGGGCGAGGACGCCCGCACCTACAAGCCCGACCCCGAGGTGTACCGGCTGGCGCCGCGGGCCACCGGCAGCGCGCCGGAGCGCCTGCTCATGGTCGCCGCCCACGCCTGGGACCTGCGCGGCGCCCAGGCGATCGGCATGCGCACCGCCTACGTGGCCCGCCCGGTCGGCGACCCGCCCGCTCCGTCGGACTCCTTCGACCTGACCGCGACCGGCCTGGACGACCTCGCGAGCCAGCTGGGCTGCTAG